From a single Solenopsis invicta isolate M01_SB chromosome 4, UNIL_Sinv_3.0, whole genome shotgun sequence genomic region:
- the LOC105196244 gene encoding uncharacterized protein LOC105196244, which translates to MPVGGRVAGKVGIYNAHYNGKGYSGINEEIIWISIGMGITIAILITIALCYIAREKCRKRHEGYYTS; encoded by the exons atGCCGGTTGGTGGACGGGTCGCGGGTAAAGTTGGGATCTATAACGCTCACTACAATG GAAAGGGCTACAGCGGCATAAATGAAGAGATCATCTGGATCAGCATAGGCATGGGGATCACCATAGCCATCCTGATCACCATTGCGCTCTGCTACATCGCCCGTGAAAAGTGTCGTAAGCGGCATGAGGGATACTACACGTCATGA